In a single window of the Lasioglossum baleicum chromosome 10, iyLasBale1, whole genome shotgun sequence genome:
- the LOC143212565 gene encoding odorant receptor 2a-like, translating into MLFFITHVLFTTLHLFIDCYVGEALVGVSTAVAQSAYDCIWYNLPPKQSVSLIMLICRSRISFRITAGKFSPFSLERFNAVMRTSAGYLSVLLAMKKKLSRDSCDVRREGFEVRVRMELLHDEIRGDLTEKVAMASNIELPDPGPGPDDVLLRDRTADR; encoded by the exons ATGCTGTTTTTTATCACACACGTGTTATTCACGACGCTGCATTTGTTTATTGATTGCTATGTGGGAGAAGCGCTTGTCGGCGTG AGTACTGCAGTTGCTCAGTCTGCATACGACTGCATCTGGTATAATTTGCCACCGAAACAATCAGTATCGTTGATCATGCTGATATGCCGATCGAGAATATCGTTTCGAATCACCGCTGGGAAATTCAGTCCCTTCTCTCTCGAGCGTTTCAACGCTGTAA TGAGAACTTCCGCCGGATATCTGTCTGTGTTACTGGcaatgaaaaa GAAACTGTCTCGCGACAGTTGCGATGTCCGTAGAGAAGG ATTTGAGGTACGTGTGCGGATGGAACTACTACACGATGAGATTCGTGGGGATCTGACCGAGAAAGTGGCAATGGCATCAAACATCGAGCTACCTGATCCTGGCCCCGGTCCTGATGATGTTCTTCTTCGTGACCGTACCGCAGACCGCTAA